Part of the Desulfomonilia bacterium genome is shown below.
TAGGACTGTTTGCCGTTACCATGCTTAAGGTTTTCTTTGTCGATATGGCAAATGCAAGCACGCCGTTTCGTATTGTATCATTCCTCGTCCTCGGAATGGTCCTTATCGGGGCATCATACCTGTACTACAAGTTCAAGGACAGGATACTCTCAGATGTGCAGAGGAAGGATTGATTAAAATGAGGACAATCATATTTCTGGTTGTTTTGTCGGTTGCAGGATGCTTTGAAGCCATTGCCGCAGACATGTCGACATTCAGTTATCAAGCGGATATCAAGGGAAACAGCTGGAAAAATACCCCTGTCGCACTCAGGCTTCCCTCAGATGTGATATTCAGGACCGGTTCCTCATTGAATGATTTACGCATATTCGATGAGACCGGTCATGAAACACCCTATGTCATCTATCCTTCAAGAAGGCCTCAGCAGACCGAAGAGAGTTTTTCATGGGAAATCACGGGATATGACAAGTCAGGAAATCTGAGGGAAATCATGCTGAAAAGACCGAAAGGTATCGGCGCATTCAGGGATATCGAGCTTATAACCCCGGATACCGATTTCATGAAGCAGATTGAGGTTTATGCTTTTAAAAATGGGCAATTCCAACAGGTGGGAACAGGCATGGTCTATGATTTTTCAAAAGAGGTCAGGTTAAGGAATACAACCATAAAGACCGCGATCATCGATGCTGATGTCATCAAGATCGTAATTGATGAAAAAAACCCTGCACCGAAACATGAATCCGAGAATATGAGCCTGAAATATAAAGACCTTGAGTTTACCGCAAGCTCACTCAAAAAAGGCGATATCAGGATTGAAGGGCTGACAAGTCATGTGCCTGCCGTTACCGAGGGGAAAACGGATTATGACAGGAAAACTTATGATTCGCCTGTCATTAAACGGGATAAGGCTGACAACTCGGATATCGATCTCGGACTTTTGAATCTTCCCATCGAGCGCGTTTCATTCGATATAAGAACCCCGTACTTTTACAGGGAGGTAGAGTTGTGGAGTTCGGAGACGAATGAGAAAAATTCATACATGCTTAAGGCAAGGGACGTAATTTACCGCATCCCCGGGGTCAGGGATGCGAAATTGTCTGCCTATTTTTCGCACTCAAGATGCAGGTACGCGATGCTCAAGGTTATTGATCAGGACAACTCTGAGCTCGACATTTCAAGCCTGAATGTCGAATGGGCGAGCCTCATGCTTTATTTCATACCGGTTCAGGGGCAGAGATATACTCTTTATTTTGGTGCCAAAGGTGTAGACGCTCCGCATTATGAGATGAACCTGCTTGTTCCTGACAGATACGATGTTCTTTCCTCTTATGAAAAGGTAAGCCTCGGACCTGTCACTGAAAACAGCAGGTTCAAGGAAAAAGATTTATTCACATGGTCAGGTCTGCAGAAATACCTGATAACAGGCCTGGCCATAATAGTTGCGATTATTCTCGGGTTCTGGATTTACAGGCTCAGCAGAAATATCCCGAAGGATAATGGCTGAGTAAAGGGATGTCTTTGAATCGGGGTTAAAAGGATGACTAACAGCTTAAATCATCAGGAAGAATACGGTTGATCAATTTATATAGAGTATTGCTGTGCCTCTTGCTGACACTCAGAAGATGGGCGGATATGCTTTTATGTATTTTCACCTGGGGTAATTCCGGGTCAAACCCCGTTGCAGGCAATGATGAAATCAACCGTGAGTTCATATATTTGACCTGGCCGACATCACAGGATGCAGCTTTTGAAGATACGACATGAAACCCTTTCAGTATGTTGTCAATAGTGCGGCGGTCTTTTTCGGAGTGATATTCAAGAAGGATATAATCAATGGCATCAAGGCGGTGTTTTATGTTTTCCAGGATATCCACTTCACATCCCTCTGTGTCGATCTTAAGAACATTTAAAGAATTGATGCTAAGATTATCGAATTCAGAATTTGCTTCTTTAAGGGGGATTTCTATCTTCCTATT
Proteins encoded:
- a CDS encoding FkbM family methyltransferase — protein: MKVTVSSNAKCGFNRKIEIPLKEANSEFDNLSINSLNVLKIDTEGCEVDILENIKHRLDAIDYILLEYHSEKDRRTIDNILKGFHVVSSKAASCDVGQVKYMNSRLISSLPATGFDPELPQVKIHKSISAHLLSVSKRHSNTLYKLINRILPDDLSC